The following DNA comes from Brassica napus cultivar Da-Ae unplaced genomic scaffold, Da-Ae ScsIHWf_74;HRSCAF=135, whole genome shotgun sequence.
GGACCTACACAGTCTCTCTAAATTCATAGACCAATTGTTATGAATAAGACAATCACGTATGTATTGTATTGGTCGGAGAACCAAGAgcaaaaaaataaggaaaacaAGTAATGAATGTGGAACCTTGAGATTGAAAACCAGTGCCCTCATCCTTTGATTGTATTTGTGGTAATCCGATGCAAGAGAAACATGTAAAGCCAGCTCAAGAGCACACACCGGAGGAACAGCAGCATCTGGCCAGAGAAAGCTCTCATCCTGTCAAACAAAAGGGTTATTCCAGTAACTCTTGATGAAAGATCAAAAAGTTAGAAACGTCTAGTTAAGAGTTAAGACCTTTAATGGATTCTCGAGAGCTCCATTTTCAGTCTTTGCATCTTTCTCACCCTGTTCAAGATCTGAAGCCACCTTTGCTTCATCGGCAGCGGTGTAGCAAATGTTCTGGACTGCTTCCAGAAGCTTTGCCAAACACTTGTCACGATGAGCATCACCTGTTAGTGAGTTAAACTTCTGTAAGATGGAATGATACTCGGAGGAAATAGCGCTTCCAGGGGTCTCAGGTTTAAGAAAGGCATCTTCCTCCTTTCTAACATCAACAGGAGGAGGTATGTTAACTTTGCGGGAAGATCTCTTAGCCTTCAAGAGAGACTCAAGATCAGCATGCAGTACCTCAGGTTCAAGGTCAGGAAGATCACCCAATCGCGACATAGACTTGTCAACAAGGAGGTCAATTTCATGTTGTTTAGTATCCTCGTAATCCTTATCGGTCAGCTTCCAGAGCTTCTTTTCGACAGTATCATAGACCTTGCGGACGACAAAACCAGGGTTAACTTTGCGTTTAGGAAGCTGCTTATGGGCGGGGACAAAGTAGACAACGCATCTGTGCATAACGGACTCAGCTGGGACCTCATCACGATGGAAACTGTAGAAAAGTTCTCGTGTATCACTAGATAGCCAGTTGCCACCTCCCTTTTTCTCGGCTTCTTCAGGGCGATAAAACCACTGTCCCAGAATCATCATGCTTCCATCTTTTGTTTGAGTAATATCCTTGATAATGGCAACATATGGCTTTTGGCTTTTGTCTTCTGGGACCAACAGCACCGGATCCTCCTGTCAGACAGAGTGGAAACAAACAAATGGTCTCAAGCAAGCACGGAGACTAAACAGAaccaaagttccaaacctaaagagttcaTGAACACAGCTAATCCCTAAATTTAAACTCGAAAAGCAAAAGCTGACCAGATTGTATTTGTTGCCGTCGTAGTCGAATTGCAAGAAATGGGTTCTTCTCCCTTTGCCTTTACCGGTAACCTTAACCGATTCACCAACCGGGCTGGCGTCATCGGgcttctcctcttcctcttcttcttcttcttcctccgttTCCTTGTCGTCTTCGAAATCTTCGTAGAGCTTCACCGTCTTACGCTTCCTCCGCTTCCCCTCCTCAGGGCTCCTCGGCTTCCCTCCCTTGGACCTTGTTGCCGctacttcctcctcttcttcgtcACTCGACACTTGTGCGAATCGCCGTGACAacaccatctctctctctctctcgatctatTTACCAATTTTGCTCCTCCAAACTATTCTTTTACtgataaatgataataataataatatacgtactctctctctcctcttttcttAGTCGGCAATCAAGTGAGCCCAATGGGCGCATAAACAAGTACAAGAAGATATATGGACTGCTTTATTAGCCCAATAATCCATTTCACtacaaatttacaaattaaGAAGAATAACTACTGATGGATGAGATTGGTCATGCAATTCTTGGCCCATATATCAGAGCACGATTATCGCTCGTCCCAAAGCCCGTCCTTATTAATATTGGGtcgataaataaatcaaaaaggcCGAATAACATTGAGAACGGACCTTAATTTAGGACGTTTGGCTTCGTCCTTACGAGAGACGTGGCAGCATTCAATTGGGAGTCGAAATAGGGTTGGGAAAAATCGCACGgcgttatttttttttcacccTTCTCCCGattctctcatctctctctcttctccggAGATTTCAACGACGAATCAACATCCCCAATCGATCTGCTGCCTCATCGACGCTGCTTCGCTGCTTCGCCGATTCAAACCCAAACGAGGTATGTGTTCCTCCTTCTTCATCGGATTTAGATGATTTTGTTGTGGTTGACGATTTGTATCCTCTGTTTCTGGGATCCGTCATGGCGATAGCTCCGCCGGAGATTTGAAGGACGAATCGACATCCCCAATTGATCTGCTGCCTCATCGACTCTTCTCCACTGATTCAAACCTAATCGAGGTATGTGTTTCTCCTCCTTCATGGGACTGTCGTTGTGTGATTGTAAATGAAATAGAGTAAcggttttgtttattttgaataGCAATTTACTTGTACAAACGCCTTGATGCTTGATGGTTGATGGTTGATTTTAGTAAGAAAATTAGATGGCTTTCATGATATATTTCATTGAGGATCATTCGAATTCCTGTTATTTATTGTGTTTTGAAAACGTCTTCCTTCCTTATATATTGATTCTCcatttctggaaaaaaaatttgtgttttgttttctgTGATTCTTGTATCAAGAATTGCATAtgattatttgaaaattttcgtTTCTACATTACAAATAGAGTTTCATCTATATATTGCAACCGATTATTTAGAGACTCTCGTTTCTATTGAGTCTGGTTATTTAGAGTTAAGGTTAGACTTAGTTCGATTGAAACCAAATAAACTTTCAATTTAATGAGGTAGTAAAAAGTACAGTTGATAGGTTTAGTGTAGTTGTTTCTGTAATAACTTTTGATAAGACCTTGGAGGTTTATGGTTAGTCATAATGTGGCTTACTTACCACACTTTAAATTTTGTCTATTAAACCCCAACCATACTTCTATAATCGACACAATCTACTGAAGCTATAATATTATCCCCGTTCTCCAGTACAAAACCTCTTCTCTTTCGTTATTGGTATGGCTTCGAACTATCCATATTCACAGTCTTCTAGTTATATAGGACTTCTAAACAGCCAAAACCAACCTCCTAACCATGAAAACTACCCTTATGGAAGTTTTCATTCTAGTGTCAACCTAGGAGCATCAGAAATCCCCCCATTCAGTTCCCAACAACCTGAGGTGCCATCTCAACCAGGAGTCACACCATTGGAGCGAAGGGAGAGAAAGAAATGGACGCCTGCTATGGACGAGGTTCTGATAAGTGGCTGGCTGAACACATCTAAGGATGTGGTTGTTGGGAACGATCAAAATGCACGGACTTTCTGGTTACGTGTTGAGGCGTATTACAAAGCTAGTCTACCGGGTGGTGTGATGTCAGAGCCTCTCCattgtaagcagaggtggcatAAGATCAACGACTTGACGGACAAGTTCTGCGGTGCATTCGCAGCAGCAGAGAGACAAATGACTTCTGGACAGAACGACACTGATCTTCTCAAGTGTGCTCATCAAATTTTCTATGCTGATCACAACATGAAATTCAATCTTGAGCATGCCTGGTGTGTGTTAAGGCATGAACAGAAATGGATTAGCCTTAACACTTGTAAACCCACGGGAAGTTCAAAGAGAAAATCTGCTGCGGAAAGTTCCCAAGCGAATGTTGTTGATAGTGAGACTCGACCTGAAGGTATCAAGGCTGCTAAAGCTAAAAAGACTAATGGTCACGGGAGGTCTATGGCTGAGGTTACCACCATTTTGGAAAGGAGGAAGGAAGATTTGGCGATGAAGGAGAAACTTTCAAAGCTGGCCATTCTAGACACACTGCTCGCCAGAAATGGACCCCTTAGTGAGGCTGAAGAAGTGGTCAAGAATAAGCTTCTAGCCGCTTATTTCTGAGAACTATTCCCTAGTGAGGCTGAAGAAGTGGTCAAGCATAAGTTCTAGCCGCTTATTTCTGAGAACTATTCCCTAGctatgttttaaatttagaaattcTGTCCTAAGTTATTTGTTTTATCTTTAAATTCCGTTCTATGTATTCAACTTGATGAATGTACTCCCTGTTTATGGCATTTTACTATCGTTATTAATGAATCAGTTATGTTAATCCTGCCTATGTCTTGTATACTTGTGGTTATGTTAAGCTTGTATATGTATTAAccttatcaatttttttttgcaggttaaCATGGGACTTGATTACAGCTACTCTCAGCCTACCTCATCTGAGGCGTACGGTGACAATGCAGCTGACAGTGGGTTCAGCGAAACAGAAGAGCTTATTCGTCAGGACCAAGCTGAGCTTGACACACAGCGAACGACGGTTCAGTTCCCTCCTCAACCCGAGGTAGAGTTCGGATTCCCTCAAACATGTTACTGCGGTGCGCGTCCACTTCTTGCAACATCTCTGAGTAGAAACAATCAAGGGAGATT
Coding sequences within:
- the LOC125605328 gene encoding glutathione S-transferase T3-like; translation: MASNYPYSQSSSYIGLLNSQNQPPNHENYPYGSFHSSVNLGASEIPPFSSQQPEVPSQPGVTPLERRERKKWTPAMDEVLISGWLNTSKDVVVGNDQNARTFWLRVEAYYKASLPGGVMSEPLHCKQRWHKINDLTDKFCGAFAAAERQMTSGQNDTDLLKCAHQIFYADHNMKFNLEHAWCVLRHEQKWISLNTCKPTGSSKRKSAAESSQANVVDSETRPEGIKAAKAKKTNGHGRSMAEVTTILERRKEDLAMKEKLSKLAILDTLLARNGPLSEAEEVVKNKLLAAYF
- the LOC125605325 gene encoding uncharacterized protein LOC125605325 isoform X1 — protein: MVLSRRFAQVSSDEEEEEVAATRSKGGKPRSPEEGKRRKRKTVKLYEDFEDDKETEEEEEEEEEEKPDDASPVGESVKVTGKGKGRRTHFLQFDYDGNKYNLEDPVLLVPEDKSQKPYVAIIKDITQTKDGSMMILGQWFYRPEEAEKKGGGNWLSSDTRELFYSFHRDEVPAESVMHRCVVYFVPAHKQLPKRKVNPGFVVRKVYDTVEKKLWKLTDKDYEDTKQHEIDLLVDKSMSRLGDLPDLEPEVLHADLESLLKAKRSSRKVNIPPPVDVRKEEDAFLKPETPGSAISSEYHSILQKFNSLTGDAHRDKCLAKLLEAVQNICYTAADEAKVASDLEQGEKDAKTENGALENPLKDESFLWPDAAVPPVCALELALHVSLASDYHKYNQRMRALVFNLKNTALLARRLLNGELEPAKILSMSPTELKEGLTAEETEKNEPDDAEKMQMTDARCSRCSQIKVGLRDIIQAGHGDRYQLECIACGHSWYASRDEVSTLTIDSEKPAQGTESEDVEKNLTSPREAEKKAKEDESLKTTNDSNVNNNPETTKKPE
- the LOC125605325 gene encoding uncharacterized protein LOC125605325 isoform X2 — encoded protein: MVLSRRFAQVSSDEEEEEVAATRSKGGKPRSPEEGKRRKRKTVKLYEDFEDDKETEEEEEEEEEEKPDDASPVGESVKVTGKGKGRRTHFLQFDYDGNKYNLEDPVLLVPEDKSQKPYVAIIKDITQTKDGSMMILGQWFYRPEEAEKKGGGNWLSSDTRELFYSFHRDEVPAESVMHRCVVYFVPAHKQLPKRKVNPGFVVRKVYDTVEKKLWKLTDKDYEDTKQHEIDLLVDKSMSRLGDLPDLEPEEEDAFLKPETPGSAISSEYHSILQKFNSLTGDAHRDKCLAKLLEAVQNICYTAADEAKVASDLEQGEKDAKTENGALENPLKDESFLWPDAAVPPVCALELALHVSLASDYHKYNQRMRALVFNLKNTALLARRLLNGELEPAKILSMSPTELKEGLTAEETEKNEPDDAEKMQMTDARCSRCSQIKVGLRDIIQAGHGDRYQLECIACGHSWYASRDEVSTLTIDSEKPAQGTESEDVEKNLTSPREAEKKAKEDESLKTTNDSNVNNNPETTKKPE